The Apodemus sylvaticus chromosome 19, mApoSyl1.1, whole genome shotgun sequence sequence TTGgcaatattttaagttttacttcTCAAAGAATTCTTAAGTCATAATTTTCTCAATCTTCTCAATAATTCTCAATAAAAAACGCAGACTAAGTGCAAGTCACGCGGAAGAGAGAAGAGTCTAAACAATTATCAGGAAGAGGTGAACCACATTCAACGCGCAGCTGCCATGCCTACGCATGCGCTCCGGAGGAGGCAGCTGCTCGGGAGGAAGTGGGGGACAGGAAGTCCCGCCCTCTCCCGGTTTGGCGGTCCTCTCTGCTCTGCCCTACGCCGCTCTCTTTGAGCCCGGATTCAGCCGCGGTTTTCGCGCTTCCCCTTGCGCCTGCGTGATCCTGTCTTGCCTCACGCGCGGGCTCGCGCTCCGGCTCCCGCCCTGCCTCCGGCCCGCAGTCCCCGGCGCCTTCCTTCGCGGTCCAGGCCGCCCCGCGTGGCGCCAGCACCATGGTGGGTACCGTGACGTCAAAAGGGAGCGCCGCCGCCCGCGGCGGGCGGTTCGAACTGTGCGGGCCTGGGTGGCACTCTAGGGTTTGTCGCTTCGGGCTGCAGCTAGGCCCCAGGGATTTCCTTACAGCCTTACTACCCACGCCTCAGTGTGAGGAGACTGCTTGGAACCAATGGTTTTTTGGGGGAAACTTTCAGCAAGTCCAAGAGAAAGCCCACGGGCGCCAGGAGAGAACGGAAAGCTAGCCTTGCACTTCCGTG is a genomic window containing:
- the Lsm2 gene encoding U6 snRNA-associated Sm-like protein LSm2 isoform X3, whose amino-acid sequence is MRSGGGSCSGGSGGQEVPPSPGLAVLSALPYAALFEPGFSRGFRASPCACVILSCLTRGLALRLPPCLRPAVPGAFLRGPGRPAWRQHHASVEPFTLWTSTSISS